A genomic region of Mesobacillus jeotgali contains the following coding sequences:
- a CDS encoding histidine phosphatase family protein, giving the protein MEHEQTRELSEKGWKDAQKITQILLKENINQIISSSYVRARQTVEGLANQREMEIELDPRFRERNLAAGDYHFENPEEAMQKVFSNPAFKFPGGESNDEVQQRGIDGLRDAVMRYNGQKIALGIHGNIMVCTMNYFDKKYNFEFWKQTTKPDIQTFN; this is encoded by the coding sequence TTGGAGCATGAACAGACAAGGGAACTTTCCGAAAAAGGCTGGAAAGACGCACAGAAAATCACTCAAATTCTTTTAAAGGAGAATATCAACCAAATCATTTCAAGTTCATATGTTCGAGCGAGACAAACAGTCGAAGGTCTGGCAAATCAAAGAGAAATGGAGATTGAATTAGATCCCCGATTCAGAGAGCGGAATCTGGCTGCCGGGGATTATCATTTCGAAAACCCAGAAGAGGCAATGCAAAAAGTATTCTCAAACCCTGCCTTCAAATTTCCTGGAGGAGAATCCAATGATGAAGTGCAACAACGAGGTATTGATGGTTTAAGAGATGCTGTGATGAGGTATAATGGCCAGAAAATAGCATTAGGGATCCACGGCAATATAATGGTCTGCACAATGAACTATTTTGACAAAAAATATAATTTCGAGTTTTGGAAGCAAACCACCAAACCAGATATACAAACTTTCAATTAA
- a CDS encoding GyrI-like domain-containing protein produces the protein MPEVKHFSEMKLVGFRVLCPGDQYIVEIPRASKRLSERINEIMNVVNPAMQYGAFVVEHNSNEEDGYWVCVEVSEFEGIPDDMVALTIPAQMYAVLRHQGANEKIRQTYNELHQWIEVNGYQRLTAKWHLEVFYEWTDPANLDVELMDTVAFEV, from the coding sequence ATGCCTGAAGTTAAGCATTTTTCAGAAATGAAGTTGGTGGGGTTCCGGGTATTGTGTCCAGGGGACCAGTATATCGTCGAGATTCCGAGAGCTTCGAAGCGGTTGAGTGAACGAATAAATGAAATCATGAATGTAGTGAATCCAGCTATGCAGTATGGAGCTTTTGTTGTCGAACATAATTCAAATGAGGAAGATGGGTATTGGGTTTGTGTTGAAGTATCAGAATTTGAGGGCATCCCCGATGACATGGTTGCCCTAACAATACCTGCTCAAATGTACGCTGTGCTAAGACACCAAGGTGCTAACGAGAAAATCAGGCAAACATATAACGAGCTGCATCAATGGATTGAAGTTAACGGGTATCAGAGATTAACGGCTAAATGGCATTTAGAAGTCTTTTATGAATGGACTGATCCTGCCAATTTAGATGTGGAACTTATGGATACAGTAGCTTTTGAAGTATAA
- a CDS encoding GNAT family N-acetyltransferase, giving the protein MSIVEKEVVSLVFYKPEYKVLLSNYNLSEEQQRYTAFPLDALQKCESESDRHPIVILYGNQPAGFFVLHGWEGVKDFSENKEAILLRAYSINAEYQGKGIASQSIKLLGAFVKKHFPNVNEIILAVNHANIVAQSVYKKGGFVDKGIRAMGREGEMCIYHLDV; this is encoded by the coding sequence ATGTCGATTGTAGAAAAAGAAGTAGTTTCTCTGGTATTTTACAAGCCGGAATATAAAGTGCTGCTGTCAAATTACAATTTGTCTGAGGAGCAGCAAAGATATACAGCATTTCCGCTAGATGCACTGCAAAAATGCGAATCAGAATCAGACAGGCACCCAATTGTCATTTTATATGGTAATCAGCCTGCAGGTTTTTTTGTACTCCATGGTTGGGAAGGCGTAAAAGACTTTAGTGAAAATAAAGAAGCCATATTATTACGTGCTTACTCAATAAATGCAGAGTATCAGGGAAAAGGTATTGCATCGCAGTCTATTAAGCTATTGGGCGCCTTTGTTAAGAAGCATTTTCCAAATGTAAATGAAATCATATTGGCTGTAAATCATGCAAATATAGTTGCCCAATCCGTCTATAAGAAAGGCGGCTTCGTGGATAAGGGTATCCGTGCAATGGGAAGAGAAGGAGAAATGTGCATTTATCATCTGGATGTTTAA
- a CDS encoding NUDIX hydrolase, with protein sequence MGYIEDLRKDIGHQPLILVGVAVAVMNEQGEFLLQKRQDGQWGVPGGFMELGESTEEAGRREVFEETGLEIGQLNLVGVFSGKQHYVRLPNGDEFYPVTVAYVTKEILGGVLKADGVETIEARFFSVRELPDQLNPLIKNMMKQFTVQI encoded by the coding sequence ATGGGATACATAGAGGATTTACGGAAGGATATTGGTCACCAGCCTTTGATCTTGGTTGGGGTTGCAGTGGCAGTGATGAATGAACAGGGAGAGTTTTTACTGCAGAAACGGCAGGATGGTCAATGGGGTGTTCCGGGCGGGTTTATGGAGTTAGGTGAATCTACTGAAGAAGCTGGCAGAAGGGAAGTATTCGAGGAAACTGGACTGGAAATCGGCCAGTTAAATCTCGTTGGTGTCTTTTCGGGTAAGCAGCATTATGTAAGGCTGCCAAATGGGGATGAATTTTATCCAGTAACTGTTGCCTATGTAACCAAAGAAATCCTTGGTGGAGTACTCAAAGCAGATGGCGTTGAAACAATCGAAGCTCGCTTTTTTAGTGTGAGAGAACTGCCTGACCAGCTTAATCCGTTAATAAAAAATATGATGAAGCAATTTACGGTACAGATTTAA
- a CDS encoding GrpB family protein, which translates to MRLGLKKDEVRLDAYNPEWRNEFHRVKNAIIENTNIVDHRIEPIGSTAIIGMDSKPIIDILVGVDDISNFDERIVSGLKNIGFLRLKVQRPGEIVFARFTDETYTVKTHFIHLAEYQKELWNNLIYFRDYLNSNEDARLEYLKVKKAYLKMSSTGINDYTDHKEDFVKSIFELGKM; encoded by the coding sequence ATGAGGTTAGGCCTGAAGAAGGACGAAGTTAGGCTTGATGCTTATAACCCTGAGTGGCGAAACGAATTTCACAGGGTGAAAAACGCTATCATCGAAAATACAAATATAGTAGATCATCGAATTGAACCCATAGGAAGCACTGCAATCATAGGGATGGATTCAAAACCGATTATTGATATCCTGGTCGGAGTTGATGACATTTCAAATTTTGATGAGCGGATTGTCAGCGGCTTGAAGAACATTGGATTTTTAAGGCTGAAAGTCCAACGACCAGGTGAAATTGTGTTTGCTAGGTTTACAGATGAAACCTATACGGTGAAGACGCATTTCATCCATTTAGCAGAGTACCAAAAGGAATTGTGGAATAATCTCATATATTTTAGAGATTACTTGAATTCTAATGAAGATGCCAGGTTGGAATATTTAAAGGTCAAGAAGGCTTATCTTAAAATGTCTTCCACCGGTATCAATGATTACACTGACCATAAAGAAGATTTTGTTAAAAGCATTTTCGAATTGGGGAAAATGTAG
- a CDS encoding peptidase MA family metallohydrolase produces MSRPNIRLWVTTFFIILIIFLVSIFGVIKAFQMKLNARTGENVTFFTTAKSVLTLNYDSELEVKLKAESMKYVYENISIYYQEDNEELIPLTIETLKWAEDKSVEVLGAYSKKPIDLIFMSREDLEQLSNIDSAGGYYSHFEKVMGVNVDPDSVESILQGLETPLYFFKRKILHEYAHYATFKKIEEAETFGDTFPAWFIEGIAEYVGNDGTEVPYESNPYETLPLESISWDNEFHEARQIDHANPYMQSYFTVNYLVQMYGNDVLVELIEKTNDTVGFYTALEQITGRTTSEFEQDVLEYYQ; encoded by the coding sequence ATGAGTAGACCGAACATAAGGTTGTGGGTGACGACTTTCTTCATCATACTTATTATATTTTTAGTAAGTATATTCGGAGTCATCAAAGCGTTCCAAATGAAACTGAATGCAAGGACCGGTGAGAATGTCACCTTTTTTACGACAGCAAAATCTGTCTTAACTTTAAATTATGATAGTGAATTAGAGGTAAAACTTAAAGCTGAAAGTATGAAGTATGTGTATGAGAACATATCGATTTACTATCAGGAAGATAATGAAGAGTTAATTCCATTGACAATTGAGACACTGAAATGGGCCGAGGATAAATCAGTCGAGGTTCTTGGTGCCTATAGTAAAAAACCAATCGATTTGATTTTTATGAGCAGGGAAGACCTTGAGCAGCTTTCAAATATTGATAGTGCCGGCGGATATTATTCTCATTTTGAAAAAGTGATGGGTGTCAACGTCGATCCTGACAGTGTAGAAAGCATACTACAGGGGCTTGAAACGCCGCTGTATTTTTTTAAAAGAAAAATTTTGCACGAATATGCACATTATGCTACTTTCAAAAAAATAGAGGAAGCTGAAACATTTGGTGACACTTTTCCAGCATGGTTTATTGAAGGGATAGCAGAATATGTGGGCAATGATGGTACTGAGGTTCCTTATGAATCTAATCCATACGAAACCCTGCCACTTGAAAGCATAAGCTGGGACAATGAATTTCACGAAGCTCGCCAGATTGATCATGCCAATCCCTATATGCAAAGTTATTTTACAGTAAACTACTTGGTTCAGATGTATGGAAATGATGTTTTGGTGGAATTAATCGAAAAGACTAACGATACTGTAGGGTTTTATACAGCTTTGGAACAAATTACGGGGAGGACGACTTCCGAATTCGAGCAGGATGTACTTGAGTATTATCAATAA
- a CDS encoding VOC family protein — MIFEMTFQVRVADYDEGLKWYKSLLHKDPDFTPHEGFAEWELIPGCWLQVAEGTSAEGSGPLRLGVKSIEEEKSRLINELHIEPFEIFSREEVPVKWATFSDPWGNRIGFFEYIEEQEMNERINVVLGNHG, encoded by the coding sequence ATGATTTTTGAAATGACATTCCAGGTACGAGTTGCGGATTATGATGAAGGCTTAAAGTGGTATAAATCTCTATTGCACAAAGATCCTGATTTTACTCCGCATGAGGGCTTTGCCGAGTGGGAATTGATCCCCGGGTGTTGGCTGCAGGTAGCAGAGGGGACGTCTGCTGAGGGAAGCGGTCCACTGCGTTTAGGTGTTAAGTCAATTGAAGAAGAAAAATCCAGATTGATTAACGAATTACATATAGAGCCATTTGAAATTTTTTCGAGAGAAGAAGTTCCAGTGAAATGGGCAACCTTTTCCGATCCGTGGGGAAATCGGATAGGATTTTTTGAGTATATTGAAGAGCAAGAAATGAATGAGAGAATAAACGTGGTCTTAGGAAACCATGGCTGA
- a CDS encoding FAD-dependent monooxygenase: MVHLLNNPDTVIIGAGIGGLSAAIALQQLGKKVKVFERASELKEMGAGIVLSANAIKALEKLGLADEVRQAGSPVKTAEIRTQDGQFLVHMPVHKLAERYGTYSYLIYRPDLQRICYEKLEPNTVVLGKKFLRLEQDRNKITSFFEDGEIQNSDLLIGADGVHSRVRQYIMEESALRYSGFTAVRGISNFEDARFPAELGGGFEAWGKGKRFGFSHLGKGRVFWFAAINAPQGTIVKADNPKHIALHQFKGWWDPIVEVIDSTNEENILVHDIFDRKPVKKWHKGKVTLMGDAAHPMLPNLGQGGAQAMEDALILARCLKQSPQDIEQALSHYEQERIPRVTKIVQGSRMMARLMQLENPVAIKVRNQVLRKMPDELKINRLDWILGYKA, from the coding sequence ATGGTACACCTATTAAACAATCCAGATACAGTGATTATCGGGGCAGGTATTGGGGGACTTTCAGCGGCGATTGCCTTGCAACAGCTCGGCAAAAAAGTGAAAGTTTTTGAGAGAGCTTCGGAACTAAAGGAGATGGGTGCAGGTATTGTACTGTCTGCCAACGCAATCAAGGCATTGGAAAAGCTGGGACTTGCGGATGAGGTGCGTCAGGCTGGCTCACCAGTGAAAACAGCTGAAATTAGGACTCAGGATGGCCAATTTCTTGTTCATATGCCGGTTCACAAGCTGGCCGAACGATATGGAACTTACAGTTATTTGATTTACCGTCCAGACTTACAGAGAATTTGTTATGAAAAATTAGAGCCAAATACAGTCGTGCTTGGAAAAAAGTTTCTACGACTGGAACAGGATCGAAATAAGATTACGAGCTTTTTTGAGGATGGCGAAATACAGAATTCAGATCTTCTCATTGGAGCGGATGGGGTACATTCTCGAGTAAGACAGTATATTATGGAGGAATCGGCCCTACGCTATTCAGGCTTCACTGCTGTCAGAGGAATTTCTAATTTTGAAGATGCCCGTTTTCCAGCTGAACTTGGTGGAGGGTTCGAGGCGTGGGGAAAAGGAAAGAGATTTGGATTTTCTCATTTAGGTAAAGGACGTGTGTTTTGGTTCGCTGCTATCAACGCGCCTCAAGGAACAATAGTTAAAGCGGACAATCCAAAACATATCGCCTTGCACCAATTCAAAGGCTGGTGGGATCCAATTGTAGAGGTCATTGATTCTACAAATGAGGAAAACATCCTTGTTCATGATATTTTTGATCGCAAGCCAGTCAAGAAATGGCATAAAGGAAAAGTGACACTGATGGGAGACGCAGCTCATCCAATGCTGCCGAACCTGGGGCAAGGAGGAGCCCAGGCGATGGAGGATGCTTTGATTCTCGCACGCTGTCTTAAGCAATCTCCTCAAGATATTGAGCAAGCATTAAGTCATTATGAACAAGAGAGAATACCGCGTGTCACAAAGATTGTCCAGGGATCCAGAATGATGGCAAGATTGATGCAACTCGAAAATCCGGTTGCGATTAAAGTCAGAAATCAAGTTTTACGGAAAATGCCAGATGAACTTAAAATCAATAGGCTGGACTGGATACTTGGGTATAAAGCATAA
- a CDS encoding NUDIX domain-containing protein, which produces MTRPRAFAAIIKNNYILMTKHVYPDGSFWTLPGGGLEAGETYEDAVIREVKEEVNLDVEVVDYLFTGRYSGGEERCFLVRPINEKEPVLGCDPELGDNQTLKEVKWHPLESMKDDLHVAKVLEAMKLIV; this is translated from the coding sequence TTGACCAGACCGAGAGCATTTGCTGCCATCATTAAAAACAATTATATACTTATGACCAAGCATGTCTATCCAGACGGTTCATTCTGGACACTGCCAGGCGGAGGTCTTGAAGCAGGCGAGACATACGAAGATGCAGTCATTCGGGAAGTGAAAGAAGAAGTAAACTTGGATGTGGAAGTAGTGGATTACCTATTCACCGGCCGATATAGCGGTGGAGAGGAAAGATGTTTTTTAGTTCGCCCGATTAACGAGAAAGAACCTGTTCTGGGTTGCGACCCTGAACTTGGAGACAATCAAACTTTAAAAGAAGTGAAATGGCATCCCCTTGAGTCAATGAAGGATGATCTTCATGTTGCTAAGGTATTGGAAGCTATGAAATTAATAGTATGA
- a CDS encoding reverse transcriptase-like protein, with amino-acid sequence MTTITSKQSQVKLLLRGELIKNVKLTKTQLTVYLNDGMPHYLIANEYRFLEGEVKEWLKSYKPSQERLEREFRDSKGRSLEEYVTEDMILSILRITKDQFINLKKNGLPFQHVGEKGFYHVQDILDFYRKGNQVVKQVLKNMLMPLVEKVPADVPFLIVDGSYNFNNATAGTGVVIVRNGETAAGYSTVRNIKTTKPIVCELLAILDALKLMKKKKFKKAIIITDQKAWTSSFSIDLKTYKGPVKQYINELNQRWNQYKGKVEIRFVGELNEGKNNPLYKKAHDLSQEHRACVNERLKF; translated from the coding sequence ATGACAACGATTACATCAAAACAGTCCCAAGTAAAATTACTTTTAAGGGGAGAATTGATTAAAAACGTCAAATTAACTAAAACCCAACTGACAGTATATTTGAATGACGGAATGCCTCATTATCTGATTGCGAATGAATACAGATTCCTGGAAGGGGAAGTGAAAGAATGGCTGAAGTCATACAAACCTTCACAGGAGCGTTTGGAAAGGGAATTTCGTGACAGCAAAGGGCGCTCGCTGGAAGAGTATGTCACTGAAGATATGATTCTCTCAATCCTAAGAATTACAAAGGATCAATTCATAAACTTAAAGAAAAATGGACTCCCGTTTCAGCATGTAGGAGAAAAGGGCTTTTACCATGTTCAGGATATACTCGACTTTTATCGTAAAGGAAATCAAGTTGTTAAGCAGGTATTGAAAAACATGCTTATGCCATTGGTCGAAAAAGTCCCTGCTGATGTTCCATTCTTAATTGTCGATGGCTCCTATAATTTCAACAATGCCACTGCAGGAACTGGAGTGGTCATCGTCAGGAACGGAGAAACAGCGGCTGGTTATTCAACAGTGAGAAATATTAAAACCACTAAACCGATTGTATGTGAATTGCTAGCAATCCTCGATGCATTGAAGCTGATGAAAAAGAAAAAATTCAAGAAAGCAATTATTATAACAGATCAAAAAGCCTGGACCTCAAGTTTCTCTATTGATCTGAAGACTTATAAGGGCCCCGTTAAGCAGTATATAAATGAATTGAATCAACGGTGGAACCAATATAAAGGAAAAGTTGAGATTAGATTTGTAGGAGAGTTGAATGAAGGAAAGAATAATCCGCTTTATAAAAAAGCTCATGATCTTAGCCAGGAACATAGGGCTTGTGTTAATGAAAGGTTAAAGTTTTAA
- a CDS encoding GNAT family N-acetyltransferase, whose protein sequence is MKIEYQHYCCIPEHEILEGILDVHKVIFGTIDGLTEKMQNKPHLLFTVVYAESKVIGYKIGYELTHEKFYSWLGGVHPDYRNLGIASTLMDVQHRYLEKEGYKSVQTKTLNKWRSMLILNIKCGFDITETYIDRHGQLKIVLEKELSKGRKDEESHQL, encoded by the coding sequence TTGAAAATTGAATATCAACATTATTGCTGCATTCCTGAACATGAAATTCTTGAAGGTATTTTAGATGTGCATAAAGTTATTTTCGGCACAATTGATGGCTTAACAGAAAAAATGCAGAATAAGCCTCATCTTCTGTTCACTGTTGTATATGCAGAATCCAAAGTGATTGGATATAAAATTGGATATGAACTCACTCATGAAAAGTTTTATAGCTGGCTTGGGGGAGTACACCCGGATTATCGGAATTTAGGTATAGCCTCCACGTTAATGGATGTTCAACATCGCTATTTAGAAAAAGAAGGGTACAAATCGGTTCAAACAAAGACACTGAATAAATGGCGCAGTATGTTGATTTTAAATATCAAGTGCGGCTTTGATATTACTGAAACCTATATCGACCGGCATGGGCAGCTGAAGATCGTTTTAGAAAAGGAATTAAGTAAAGGGAGAAAAGATGAAGAGTCACATCAACTATAA
- a CDS encoding HAD-IIIA family hydrolase, translating into MLNFQAVFIDRDGTLGGTDKVVYPGDFELFPGVQKSIELLKDNNILVYSFTNQPGIANGEATDDQFESELTSFGFDQVYICPHRHEEGCDCRKPSPGMLKRAAVENKLDLNRCVVIGDRWTDMLAADEAGCLKILVKTGSGQDAFDRYINKQYYGRWGVIQPDFIASDFNEAIRWLIGEGVAKC; encoded by the coding sequence GTGTTGAATTTCCAGGCAGTTTTTATCGACCGGGATGGGACACTTGGAGGAACTGACAAAGTGGTTTATCCAGGGGATTTTGAGTTATTCCCCGGTGTCCAGAAATCAATCGAGCTATTAAAAGACAACAATATTCTAGTCTATTCGTTTACGAACCAGCCAGGGATTGCGAATGGAGAAGCCACAGATGACCAGTTTGAGAGTGAGTTGACATCGTTTGGGTTTGATCAGGTATACATTTGTCCTCACCGTCATGAGGAAGGCTGTGACTGCAGAAAACCTTCTCCCGGAATGCTGAAAAGAGCTGCAGTTGAAAATAAGCTGGACTTAAATCGTTGTGTAGTGATCGGAGATAGATGGACGGACATGCTGGCTGCTGATGAAGCGGGCTGCTTGAAGATTTTGGTCAAAACGGGCAGCGGTCAGGATGCTTTTGATAGATACATAAACAAGCAGTATTATGGCAGATGGGGAGTAATCCAACCGGATTTTATTGCAAGTGATTTTAATGAGGCGATAAGATGGCTAATAGGGGAAGGGGTAGCGAAGTGTTAA
- a CDS encoding cupin domain-containing protein, whose amino-acid sequence MEFYSFKEDNGIKITKFNSDFLMSRIVRTTNATHIGFMYLEPNGFIGYHQATMPQLLLVVSGQAFVRGESDEYFNVEPGTAIFWNKGEWHETKTESGLSAIVIESEELNPAAYMPLAHKE is encoded by the coding sequence GTGGAATTTTACAGCTTCAAAGAAGACAACGGAATTAAAATAACCAAGTTCAATTCAGACTTCTTGATGTCTCGAATAGTAAGAACGACTAATGCCACTCATATTGGCTTTATGTACCTGGAACCAAACGGGTTCATCGGGTATCACCAGGCAACAATGCCGCAGCTTTTATTGGTGGTAAGCGGCCAAGCCTTTGTAAGAGGAGAATCCGATGAATATTTTAACGTTGAGCCTGGTACCGCGATTTTCTGGAACAAAGGTGAATGGCATGAAACGAAAACGGAATCTGGATTAAGTGCTATCGTCATTGAAAGTGAAGAGTTAAATCCGGCAGCTTATATGCCGCTTGCTCACAAAGAATAA
- a CDS encoding DUF3977 family protein has protein sequence MEIGIGNTWLVRTEFEMENGDEYEEKGIKGPVNFHSTYIRVWFWKSVIIFDSKEGLKIVWKNCKNFKFIFGIVSKQ, from the coding sequence ATTGAGATTGGAATCGGAAATACCTGGCTTGTTAGAACGGAATTTGAAATGGAGAACGGGGATGAATATGAAGAGAAGGGGATAAAGGGTCCTGTAAATTTTCATTCAACTTATATAAGAGTCTGGTTCTGGAAGTCAGTAATCATTTTCGATTCCAAGGAAGGTTTAAAAATCGTGTGGAAGAACTGTAAGAATTTCAAATTCATATTCGGAATCGTGAGCAAGCAATGA
- a CDS encoding NUDIX hydrolase yields the protein MDATFYMEKAVFNYRVAAVMIVDNLVLIHKQANDEHWALPGGRVELQEDSQTSIVREIKEELGIDVKVDRLLWFTENFFDYNNKNYHEIGLYYQVSPLNGRFNFNNDEFFGEEGERLVYQWVPINTLDKIRLYPEFIRTSLSGLPDAPQHLIVKQYSI from the coding sequence ATGGATGCGACGTTTTATATGGAAAAGGCTGTGTTTAATTATCGGGTAGCAGCGGTTATGATCGTGGACAACCTTGTGCTAATACATAAACAAGCGAACGACGAGCACTGGGCGTTGCCAGGAGGTAGGGTCGAGCTTCAGGAAGATTCACAGACAAGCATTGTAAGAGAAATAAAAGAAGAGTTAGGGATAGATGTTAAGGTGGACAGACTTCTCTGGTTTACTGAGAACTTCTTTGACTACAACAATAAAAATTATCATGAAATCGGACTGTATTATCAGGTTTCTCCTCTAAATGGCCGCTTCAATTTCAACAATGATGAGTTCTTTGGAGAAGAGGGTGAGCGGTTGGTCTATCAGTGGGTACCGATCAACACCCTAGATAAAATCAGGTTATATCCCGAGTTTATCAGGACATCTTTGAGTGGATTACCTGATGCTCCGCAGCATCTTATAGTTAAACAATATAGTATTTAA
- a CDS encoding phosphotransferase enzyme family protein translates to MSYQSIKRALEAYGVGQKSILIKQELPSWSTDLHYKIEADGKTYSARFLKENRSPNNVFGEITDEILTEQTKFCGFLVEHDIPFMRHVQALNDEPYTIVSREGEKYRFIMFEWIEGQHLTLCDKDMAWKFGNMARRFHDISETYESAIFPKKSHLIGYQQFSDQIGKKVNSTEIPYKSELQDYLELANKHIATAKTNKMDYIVQSDLNPLNVLWDEKRNIVGIVDFESIGYGDRIEGLAWLIKWYTRTEGINSMEMSSEVAKAFLNGYGAFDFLGIDDHERLTSLLWLSGCLNWNFVKTTLTILDTHNVESLNAHLHAYKIRGEKLISLLPKAFLYI, encoded by the coding sequence GTGTCTTATCAATCGATTAAAAGAGCTTTGGAGGCTTACGGGGTTGGACAGAAATCAATTTTAATTAAACAAGAACTTCCTAGTTGGAGTACGGATTTGCATTATAAAATCGAGGCAGATGGTAAAACATATTCGGCAAGATTCTTGAAAGAAAACAGGTCCCCGAACAATGTCTTTGGAGAAATAACAGATGAAATTTTAACTGAACAAACCAAGTTTTGCGGGTTCCTAGTCGAGCATGACATTCCCTTCATGAGACATGTACAGGCTTTAAATGACGAGCCATATACCATTGTCAGCCGGGAAGGGGAAAAATACCGCTTTATCATGTTTGAATGGATAGAAGGTCAGCATCTTACTCTTTGTGACAAGGATATGGCCTGGAAATTCGGAAATATGGCCAGGAGGTTTCATGACATTTCCGAAACATATGAGAGTGCTATTTTTCCTAAAAAATCACACCTAATTGGATATCAACAATTCTCCGACCAGATTGGGAAGAAGGTCAATTCTACTGAAATACCGTATAAGAGTGAACTACAGGATTACCTGGAACTAGCAAACAAGCATATTGCAACTGCAAAGACAAATAAAATGGACTATATTGTACAATCAGATTTAAATCCACTGAATGTATTATGGGATGAAAAAAGAAACATTGTGGGGATTGTAGACTTTGAATCAATCGGGTATGGGGATCGAATTGAGGGATTGGCCTGGCTGATAAAATGGTATACCCGGACAGAGGGAATTAACTCTATGGAAATGTCATCAGAGGTGGCGAAGGCTTTTTTGAATGGATATGGCGCTTTTGATTTTCTTGGAATTGACGACCATGAACGTCTGACGTCACTACTTTGGCTTTCGGGATGCTTGAACTGGAATTTTGTCAAAACTACGTTAACCATTCTGGACACCCACAACGTTGAATCGCTCAATGCTCATTTGCATGCATACAAAATCAGGGGAGAAAAGTTAATATCTCTTTTACCTAAAGCGTTTCTATATATATAA
- a CDS encoding class I SAM-dependent methyltransferase: protein MLNKQGFNLWADGYDKTVQVSEENGVYPFAGYREILNTIFNEVMEMENSRVLDIGFGTGVLTARLYENGHHIDGIDFSQRMIALAQPKMPNANLLEWDIANGLPAEVKGKQYDYIVSTYALHHLTDEDKVLFIKGLLPLLSEDGKILIGDIAFQTRQQLEACKNDSKEFWDDDEFYFVFNEVCSALEDYCKLEFLPISHCGGVIEITKI from the coding sequence ATGTTAAATAAACAAGGTTTTAATTTGTGGGCAGACGGATATGACAAAACAGTACAGGTTAGTGAAGAAAATGGAGTATATCCATTTGCAGGCTATAGAGAGATCTTGAATACGATTTTTAATGAAGTAATGGAAATGGAAAATTCAAGAGTTTTGGATATCGGGTTCGGAACAGGAGTTCTGACAGCCAGGTTATATGAAAATGGACATCATATAGATGGAATTGATTTTTCACAGAGAATGATTGCCCTGGCGCAGCCAAAAATGCCGAATGCAAACTTACTAGAATGGGATATTGCCAATGGCTTGCCCGCAGAAGTAAAAGGTAAACAGTACGACTATATTGTAAGCACCTACGCATTGCATCATTTAACAGACGAAGATAAAGTTTTATTCATAAAGGGTTTGCTGCCATTGCTATCAGAGGACGGTAAAATTCTGATAGGCGACATTGCCTTTCAAACGAGGCAGCAGCTCGAAGCTTGCAAAAATGACAGCAAAGAATTCTGGGATGATGATGAATTTTACTTTGTATTTAATGAGGTCTGTTCTGCGTTGGAGGATTACTGCAAGCTGGAATTCCTGCCTATATCACATTGTGGCGGAGTGATTGAAATTACAAAGATATAA
- a CDS encoding NUDIX hydrolase, giving the protein MKSHINYKLYTVCMIQDEDKVLLIDRQHDYFKGYIPPGGKVDFPEGIVESAI; this is encoded by the coding sequence ATGAAGAGTCACATCAACTATAAACTTTATACTGTGTGCATGATCCAAGATGAAGACAAAGTTTTACTTATCGACCGGCAGCATGATTATTTTAAAGGATATATCCCTCCAGGTGGTAAAGTCGATTTTCCGGAAGGTATTGTGGAAAGTGCGATTTGA